A genomic region of Pseudomonas sp. RSB 5.4 contains the following coding sequences:
- a CDS encoding M23 family metallopeptidase, producing MLARLLFFCGLFLASTSTVAMTIYKSTDANGVVSYSDRPSKGSQVFVFQDRMVEHLERQVYLDIKKQKGTDVVFVRNDLYAPVEVALAFTGMSNVRGAPAQTIRRVLPARSNTRLALLTAISGSQPLVYTPQFQYSLGDPAGAAQSYRYPLPWRGGPFRLSQGANGQYSHYGPKNKYAMDIAMPVGTPIIAARAGVVVKTENSQSGRGNDASGNFVRVLHDDGTMGVYLHLKQGSVSVREGQRVTVGSPLALSGNTGNSSGPHLHFVVQRNTGQGLVSIPYQFNQPLGALPNFALGKQ from the coding sequence ATGCTCGCGCGCCTGCTGTTTTTCTGTGGTCTTTTCCTGGCCTCCACCTCGACTGTGGCCATGACCATCTACAAATCCACCGATGCCAACGGCGTGGTCTCGTACAGCGACCGGCCGAGCAAAGGCTCGCAGGTGTTCGTGTTTCAGGACCGCATGGTCGAGCACCTCGAGCGGCAGGTGTACCTCGATATCAAGAAGCAGAAGGGTACCGACGTGGTGTTCGTGCGCAACGACCTGTATGCGCCGGTCGAGGTGGCGCTGGCGTTCACCGGCATGAGCAATGTGCGTGGTGCCCCGGCACAAACGATCCGCCGGGTGCTGCCGGCGCGCAGCAATACCCGGTTGGCACTGCTGACGGCGATTAGCGGCAGCCAGCCGCTGGTGTATACGCCGCAGTTCCAGTACTCGCTGGGCGACCCCGCTGGCGCCGCGCAGAGCTATCGCTATCCGTTGCCGTGGCGGGGCGGGCCGTTCCGTCTGAGTCAGGGCGCCAACGGCCAGTACAGCCACTACGGGCCGAAGAACAAGTACGCGATGGACATCGCCATGCCGGTGGGTACGCCGATCATTGCCGCACGGGCCGGGGTGGTGGTGAAAACCGAAAACTCGCAGAGCGGGCGCGGCAATGATGCGTCCGGCAATTTCGTCCGGGTGCTGCATGACGACGGCACCATGGGCGTGTACCTGCATCTCAAGCAAGGTTCGGTGAGCGTACGTGAGGGGCAGCGAGTGACGGTCGGCAGCCCGCTGGCGCTGTCCGGCAACACCGGCAACAGCAGCGGCCCGCACCTGCACTTTGTGGTGCAGCGCAATACGGGGCAGGGGCTGGTGTCGATTCCGTATCAGTTCAACCAGCCGCTGGGGGCGCTGCCCAACTTTGCGTTGGGCAAGCAGTAA
- a CDS encoding response regulator, whose translation MSKISVLVVDDASFIRDLVKKCLRNYFPGIRTEDAINGKKAQAMLAREAFDLVLCDWEMPEMSGLELLTWCREQDNLKTMPFIMVTSRGDKENVVQAIQAGVTGYVSKPFTNEQLLTKVKQALNKVGKLDTLMNSAPTKMNSAFGNDSLSALTGGKPAVVGTAPAAAAAVNPFAKPAAAAPAPAAAPSRGLLNSPPVQAPAASKAPAGGRGQGQLRLPSGTQQCVIKALSIKEALLVVKRTDTLPQILDSAVLDLEQGDNAEIARLNGYLHAVVAHEPKPDSEWLQLTFRFVDQDAQKLDYISRLIARGTAQKHFVPGA comes from the coding sequence ATGAGCAAGATCAGTGTGTTGGTCGTGGACGACGCTTCGTTCATTCGCGACCTGGTGAAAAAGTGCCTGCGTAACTACTTCCCGGGGATTCGTACCGAGGACGCCATCAACGGCAAAAAGGCCCAGGCGATGCTGGCCAGGGAAGCGTTCGACCTGGTGCTGTGCGACTGGGAAATGCCGGAAATGTCCGGCCTGGAACTGCTGACCTGGTGCCGCGAGCAGGACAACCTCAAGACCATGCCGTTCATCATGGTCACCAGCCGTGGCGACAAGGAAAACGTGGTGCAGGCGATTCAGGCTGGCGTTACCGGCTACGTCAGCAAGCCATTCACCAACGAACAGCTGCTGACCAAGGTCAAGCAGGCGCTGAACAAGGTTGGCAAGCTCGATACCCTGATGAACAGCGCGCCGACCAAGATGAACTCGGCATTCGGTAACGACTCCCTGAGCGCGTTGACCGGCGGCAAGCCTGCCGTGGTCGGTACTGCGCCGGCGGCCGCTGCTGCGGTGAATCCGTTCGCCAAGCCTGCTGCAGCTGCTCCGGCGCCTGCTGCTGCGCCGTCGCGTGGCTTGCTCAACAGCCCGCCGGTGCAGGCACCGGCTGCCTCGAAAGCGCCGGCCGGTGGTCGTGGCCAGGGCCAGTTGCGCTTGCCGAGCGGCACCCAGCAATGCGTGATCAAGGCCCTGAGCATCAAGGAAGCGCTGTTGGTGGTGAAACGCACCGACACCCTGCCGCAGATCCTCGACAGCGCCGTGCTCGACCTGGAGCAGGGCGACAACGCCGAAATCGCCCGTCTCAATGGTTATCTGCACGCTGTGGTCGCACACGAGCCGAAGCCGGACAGCGAATGGCTGCAACTGACCTTCCGCTTCGTCGATCAGGACGCGCAGAAGCTCGATTACATCTCCCGCCTGATCGCCCGCGGCACGGCGCAGAAGCACTTCGTTCCGGGCGCTTGA
- the phoU gene encoding phosphate signaling complex protein PhoU has product MISKEGLTHHISAQFNAELEEVRSHLLAMGGLVEKQVNDAVTALIEADSGLAQQVREIDDQINQMERNIDEECLRILARRQPAASDLRLIISISKSVIDLERIGDEATKIARRAIQLCEEGEAPRGYVEVRHIGDQVRNMVRDALDAFARFDADLALSVAQYDKVIDREYKTALRELATYMMEDPRSISRVLSIIWVLRSLERIGDHARNISELVIYLVRGTDVRHLGLKRMKEEVEGTSGETANVPGNADDK; this is encoded by the coding sequence ATGATTAGTAAAGAAGGCCTTACCCACCACATTTCCGCGCAGTTCAACGCTGAACTGGAAGAAGTGCGCAGCCACCTGCTGGCCATGGGCGGGCTGGTCGAGAAGCAGGTCAACGACGCGGTCACCGCGCTGATCGAGGCCGACTCCGGCCTGGCCCAGCAGGTGCGCGAGATCGACGACCAGATCAATCAGATGGAACGCAACATCGACGAAGAATGCCTGCGCATTCTCGCCCGTCGTCAGCCGGCGGCGTCCGACCTGCGTCTGATCATCAGCATCTCCAAGTCGGTGATCGACCTGGAGCGCATCGGCGACGAAGCGACCAAGATCGCCCGTCGCGCCATTCAGCTGTGCGAAGAAGGCGAAGCGCCGCGTGGTTACGTCGAAGTGCGTCACATCGGCGACCAGGTGCGCAACATGGTCCGTGATGCGCTGGACGCGTTTGCCCGTTTCGACGCCGATCTGGCGCTGTCGGTGGCGCAGTACGACAAAGTCATCGACCGCGAATACAAGACCGCGCTGCGTGAACTGGCCACCTACATGATGGAAGACCCGCGCTCTATCTCGCGGGTTCTGAGCATCATCTGGGTGCTGCGTTCGCTGGAGCGGATCGGCGACCACGCGCGCAACATCTCGGAACTGGTGATCTACCTGGTGCGCGGCACCGACGTGCGTCATCTGGGCCTCAAGCGCATGAAGGAAGAAGTTGAGGGCACAAGCGGCGAAACCGCTAATGTTCCGGGCAATGCTGACGATAAGTAA
- the pstB gene encoding phosphate ABC transporter ATP-binding protein PstB, giving the protein MQHETPTHGINMSALGRDKQSLNLEQETVAIEVPGLSLYYGDKQALFDVSMNIPKQRVTAFIGPSGCGKSTLLRTFNRMNDLVDGCRVEGAINLYGNNIYRKGEDVAELRRRVGMVFQKPNPFPKTIYENVVYGLRIQGINKKRILDEAVEWALKGAALWDEVKDRLHDSALGLSGGQQQRLVIARTIAVEPEVLLLDEPCSALDPISTLKVEELIYELKSKFTIVIVTHNMQQAARVSDYTAFMYMGKLVEFGDTDTLFTNPAKKQTEDYITGRYG; this is encoded by the coding sequence ATGCAGCACGAAACACCTACCCACGGCATCAACATGTCGGCCCTGGGGCGCGACAAGCAGAGCCTGAATCTCGAGCAGGAAACCGTGGCTATCGAAGTACCGGGCCTGAGCCTGTACTACGGCGACAAGCAAGCCCTGTTCGACGTCAGCATGAACATCCCGAAACAGCGCGTGACCGCGTTCATCGGCCCGTCCGGCTGCGGCAAGTCCACGCTGCTGCGTACCTTCAACCGCATGAACGATCTGGTTGACGGCTGCCGTGTCGAAGGCGCAATCAACCTGTACGGCAACAACATCTACCGCAAGGGCGAAGACGTCGCCGAACTGCGTCGTCGCGTCGGCATGGTGTTCCAGAAGCCCAACCCGTTCCCCAAGACCATCTACGAAAACGTGGTCTACGGCCTGCGCATCCAGGGCATCAACAAGAAGCGCATCCTCGACGAAGCGGTCGAGTGGGCGTTGAAAGGCGCGGCGCTGTGGGACGAAGTCAAAGACCGTCTGCACGACTCGGCACTTGGCCTGTCCGGCGGTCAGCAGCAGCGTCTGGTGATTGCCCGCACCATCGCCGTTGAGCCGGAAGTGTTGCTGCTCGACGAACCGTGCTCGGCCCTCGACCCGATCTCGACCCTGAAAGTCGAAGAGCTGATCTACGAGCTGAAGTCCAAGTTCACCATCGTCATCGTCACCCACAACATGCAACAAGCTGCGCGGGTGTCCGACTACACGGCGTTCATGTACATGGGCAAACTGGTGGAATTCGGCGACACCGACACCCTGTTTACCAATCCGGCGAAGAAGCAGACCGAAGACTACATCACCGGTCGTTACGGCTAG
- the pstA gene encoding phosphate ABC transporter permease PstA gives MKQNSLNGWFKSGAPGVWISGGAVSIAVIMTIGLLAVIAVRGLGHFWPADLIHASYDVPGQANHLVIGEVVQKEEVPRARLKSAGLPVPDQGPEFMTRELIKVGNRDLNGNDFTWVVGEWLTNQTTPPELMAIERREWGNFYGYLVNVKQDGKVIAEGEAAWPELQARIDRVNKLAAQLKSLEKTDIGAINAGLERIRLHGRKLELDGKLDATAQADMDAERAELNARYQDIEARLADLHAQFNRDALTARDANGKEIEIGLGKVVHAYQPNAMSTFTKVGFYFSKIWEFLSDDPREANTEGGIFPAIFGTVMMTLIMAMIVTPFGVLAAVYLREYAKQNTLTRIIRIAVNNLAGVPAIVYGVFGLGFFVYVLGGSVDRLFFPEALPAPTFGTPGLLWASLTLALLAVPVVIVATEEGLARIPRTVREGSLALGATKAETLWKIVIPMASPAMMTGMILAVARAAGEVAPLMLVGVVKLAPSLPVDGNYPYLHLDQKIMHLGFHIYDVGFQSPNVEAARPLVYATALLLVLVIAILNLSAVWIRNHLREKYKALDS, from the coding sequence GTGAAACAGAACTCCCTGAATGGATGGTTCAAGAGCGGCGCCCCGGGCGTCTGGATCAGCGGTGGCGCGGTGTCCATCGCGGTCATCATGACCATTGGCCTGCTGGCGGTGATTGCCGTGCGCGGTCTGGGTCACTTCTGGCCGGCGGACCTGATCCATGCCAGCTACGACGTACCGGGCCAGGCCAATCACCTGGTCATCGGCGAAGTGGTACAGAAAGAAGAAGTGCCGCGTGCACGCCTGAAAAGCGCCGGCCTGCCGGTGCCTGATCAGGGCCCGGAATTCATGACCCGCGAGCTGATCAAGGTCGGCAACCGTGACCTGAACGGCAACGACTTCACCTGGGTGGTCGGCGAGTGGCTGACCAACCAGACCACGCCGCCGGAACTGATGGCGATCGAGCGTCGCGAGTGGGGCAACTTCTACGGCTACCTGGTCAACGTCAAACAGGACGGCAAGGTGATCGCCGAAGGCGAAGCGGCCTGGCCTGAGCTGCAAGCGCGGATCGACCGCGTGAACAAGCTCGCCGCGCAGCTCAAGTCGCTGGAAAAGACTGATATCGGGGCGATCAACGCAGGCCTGGAACGCATCCGTCTGCACGGTCGCAAACTGGAGCTGGACGGCAAGCTTGATGCCACTGCGCAAGCGGACATGGACGCCGAACGTGCCGAGCTGAACGCGCGTTATCAGGACATCGAAGCGCGTCTGGCCGATCTGCATGCGCAGTTCAACCGCGACGCTTTGACCGCTCGCGATGCCAACGGCAAAGAGATCGAAATCGGCCTGGGCAAAGTCGTTCACGCCTATCAGCCGAACGCGATGAGCACCTTCACCAAGGTCGGTTTCTACTTCAGCAAGATCTGGGAATTCCTCTCGGATGACCCGCGTGAAGCGAACACCGAAGGCGGCATCTTCCCGGCGATTTTCGGCACCGTGATGATGACCCTGATCATGGCGATGATCGTGACTCCGTTCGGCGTACTGGCGGCGGTGTACCTGCGCGAATACGCCAAGCAGAACACCCTGACGCGGATCATCCGGATCGCGGTGAACAACCTCGCCGGTGTTCCGGCGATTGTCTACGGCGTGTTCGGTCTGGGCTTCTTTGTTTATGTGTTGGGTGGTTCGGTCGACCGTCTGTTCTTCCCGGAAGCACTGCCGGCACCGACCTTCGGTACGCCGGGCCTGCTCTGGGCGTCGCTGACTTTGGCGCTGCTGGCGGTGCCGGTGGTGATCGTGGCGACCGAGGAAGGTCTGGCGCGTATTCCGCGTACCGTCCGTGAGGGCTCGCTGGCCCTTGGTGCGACCAAGGCGGAAACCCTGTGGAAGATCGTTATTCCGATGGCCAGCCCGGCGATGATGACCGGCATGATCCTCGCCGTGGCCCGCGCCGCCGGTGAAGTGGCGCCGCTGATGCTGGTGGGTGTGGTGAAACTGGCGCCGTCGCTGCCAGTGGACGGCAACTACCCGTACCTGCACCTGGACCAGAAGATCATGCACCTGGGCTTCCACATCTATGACGTCGGCTTCCAGAGCCCGAACGTCGAAGCGGCACGGCCACTGGTGTACGCCACGGCGCTGCTGCTGGTGCTGGTGATCGCGATCCTCAACCTGTCGGCGGTGTGGATTCGTAACCACCTGCGCGAAAAATACAAAGCTTTGGACAGTTGA
- a CDS encoding ABC transporter permease subunit — translation MQDAGKPLMISLEEQNQVAMRVSDKGQALFFDIDSGAELKRVDLPVPAGTTVTSIGEDQPGHPLVAVGLSNGQALVFRHTYKVSYPDGKKTITPAIEYPYGEAPIAVNEGGGALEHVSLNATDSTLMLVGSTGSQLNVLALTSEENMMTGEVTNEQKRIELPQMTEPVKNIFVDPRQQWLYVVNGRAQADVFSLRDKSLNGRYKLLENADAQVTASTQLVGGISLIIGDSTGGLAQWFMARDTDGELRLKQIRTFQMGTAPIVEITAEERRKGFVALDASGKLGVFHSTAHRTLLVDPVVEGQGLFGLSPRANRVIVEAGGKLQPLLLDNPHPEVSWSALWSKVWYENYDEPKYVWQSTAANTDFEPKLSLSPLTFGTLKAAFYAMLLAAPLAVAAAIYTAYFMAPGMRRKVKPVIELMEAMPTVILGFFAGLFLAPYVEGHLPGIFSLLMLLPIGILVAGFTFSRLPESIRLKVPDGWESALLIPVILFVGWLSLYMSPYMENWFFGGDMRMWISHDLGITYDQRNALVVGLAMGFAVIPNIYSIAEDAVFSVPRGLTLGSLALGATPWQTMTRVVILTASPGIFSALMIGMGRAVGETMIVLMATGNTPVMEMNLFEGLRTLAANVAVEMPESEVGGSHYRVLFLSALVLLLFTFVMNTLAELIRQRLRKKYSSL, via the coding sequence ATGCAGGACGCCGGCAAGCCGCTGATGATTTCGCTCGAAGAGCAGAATCAGGTGGCGATGCGCGTTTCCGACAAGGGCCAGGCGCTGTTCTTCGATATCGACAGTGGCGCTGAATTGAAGCGCGTCGATCTGCCTGTGCCAGCCGGCACCACCGTGACCTCCATTGGCGAAGACCAGCCAGGTCATCCGCTGGTAGCCGTGGGCCTGTCCAACGGACAGGCGCTGGTGTTCCGTCACACCTATAAAGTCAGCTACCCCGATGGCAAGAAAACCATCACTCCGGCCATCGAATACCCGTATGGCGAAGCGCCGATCGCGGTGAACGAGGGCGGTGGGGCGCTGGAGCACGTCAGCCTCAACGCGACCGATTCGACCCTGATGCTGGTGGGTTCGACCGGTTCGCAGCTCAATGTGCTGGCGCTGACCAGCGAAGAAAACATGATGACCGGCGAAGTCACCAACGAGCAGAAGCGTATCGAGCTGCCGCAGATGACCGAGCCGGTGAAGAACATCTTCGTCGACCCGCGCCAGCAATGGCTGTACGTGGTCAACGGACGCGCCCAGGCCGACGTGTTCAGCCTGCGCGACAAGAGCCTCAACGGTCGCTACAAACTGCTGGAAAACGCCGACGCCCAAGTCACGGCCTCGACCCAGCTGGTGGGCGGTATCTCGCTGATCATCGGTGATTCCACGGGTGGTCTGGCCCAATGGTTCATGGCTCGCGATACCGATGGCGAGTTGCGTCTGAAGCAGATCCGCACCTTCCAGATGGGCACTGCGCCGATCGTTGAAATCACTGCCGAAGAGCGTCGCAAGGGTTTCGTTGCCCTCGATGCCAGCGGCAAGCTCGGCGTGTTCCACAGCACCGCGCACCGCACCCTGCTGGTCGATCCGGTGGTCGAGGGTCAGGGCCTGTTCGGTCTGTCGCCGCGTGCTAACCGGGTGATCGTCGAGGCCGGCGGCAAGCTGCAACCGCTGCTGCTCGACAACCCGCACCCGGAAGTATCGTGGAGCGCGTTGTGGAGCAAGGTCTGGTACGAAAACTACGATGAGCCTAAATACGTCTGGCAATCGACCGCCGCCAATACCGATTTCGAACCGAAACTGAGCCTCTCGCCACTGACCTTCGGCACCCTGAAAGCCGCGTTCTACGCGATGTTGCTGGCCGCGCCGCTGGCGGTTGCCGCAGCGATCTACACCGCGTACTTCATGGCCCCGGGCATGCGCCGCAAGGTCAAACCGGTGATCGAGCTGATGGAAGCGATGCCGACGGTGATTCTCGGTTTCTTCGCCGGTCTGTTCCTCGCGCCGTATGTGGAAGGGCATCTGCCGGGCATCTTCAGCCTGCTGATGCTGCTGCCGATCGGCATTCTGGTCGCCGGTTTTACCTTCAGTCGCCTGCCTGAGTCGATCCGCCTGAAAGTCCCGGATGGCTGGGAAAGTGCGCTGCTGATTCCGGTGATCCTGTTTGTCGGTTGGTTGTCGCTGTACATGAGCCCGTACATGGAGAACTGGTTCTTTGGCGGCGACATGCGCATGTGGATCTCCCACGACCTGGGCATCACCTACGACCAGCGCAACGCTCTGGTGGTTGGTCTGGCGATGGGTTTTGCGGTGATCCCGAACATCTACTCGATCGCCGAAGACGCCGTGTTCAGCGTGCCGCGTGGCTTGACCCTCGGCTCCCTGGCACTTGGTGCCACGCCGTGGCAGACCATGACCCGCGTGGTGATCCTCACCGCCAGCCCGGGCATTTTCTCGGCACTGATGATCGGCATGGGCCGTGCGGTCGGCGAAACCATGATCGTGCTGATGGCTACGGGTAACACCCCGGTCATGGAAATGAACCTGTTCGAAGGCCTGCGCACCCTGGCCGCCAACGTCGCGGTGGAAATGCCCGAGTCGGAAGTCGGCGGCAGCCACTACCGCGTGCTGTTCCTCTCGGCGCTGGTGCTGCTGTTGTTCACCTTCGTCATGAACACCCTGGCAGAACTGATTCGTCAGCGTCTGCGCAAGAAATACTCGTCGCTTTAA
- a CDS encoding phosphate ABC transporter substrate-binding protein PstS: MKLKRLMAAMTFVAAGVATAHAVAAGVDPAIPAYTKVTGVSGNLSSVGSDTLANLMTLWAENYKKEYPNVNIQIQAAGSATAPPALTEGTSNLGPMSRKMKDTELAAFEQKYGYKPTAIPVAVDALAVFVHKDNPIQHLTMEQVDAIFSSTRLCGAKADVKTWGDLGVTGDLANKPVQLFGRNSVSGTYGYFKEEALCKGDYKPNVNEQPGSASVVQSISSSLNGIGYSGIGYKTASVKTVALSKKGSTDFIEDTEENALNGKYPLSRFLYVYVNKAPNKPLAPLEAEFVKLVLSKQGQEVVVKDGYIPLPAKVAAKALADLGLQEGGAEVAKK, translated from the coding sequence ATGAAACTGAAGCGTTTGATGGCGGCAATGACTTTTGTCGCTGCTGGCGTTGCGACTGCCCACGCGGTAGCCGCTGGCGTTGACCCGGCAATTCCGGCTTACACCAAGGTCACCGGTGTATCGGGCAACTTGTCCAGCGTTGGTTCCGACACTCTGGCCAACCTCATGACCCTGTGGGCTGAGAACTACAAGAAAGAATACCCGAACGTAAACATCCAGATTCAGGCCGCTGGCTCCGCCACCGCGCCACCTGCGCTGACTGAAGGCACCTCCAACCTGGGCCCGATGAGCCGCAAGATGAAGGACACCGAACTGGCGGCCTTCGAGCAGAAATACGGCTACAAGCCAACCGCAATCCCGGTTGCCGTGGACGCCCTGGCGGTGTTCGTGCACAAGGACAACCCGATCCAGCACCTGACCATGGAACAGGTTGACGCGATCTTCTCGTCCACCCGTCTGTGCGGCGCCAAAGCCGACGTGAAAACCTGGGGCGACCTGGGCGTGACCGGCGACCTGGCCAACAAGCCAGTGCAACTGTTCGGCCGTAACTCGGTATCCGGTACCTACGGCTACTTCAAGGAAGAAGCCCTGTGCAAAGGCGACTACAAGCCTAACGTCAACGAACAGCCAGGTTCGGCGTCGGTCGTGCAGTCGATCAGCTCCTCGCTGAACGGCATCGGTTACTCGGGCATCGGCTACAAGACCGCCAGCGTGAAAACCGTTGCTCTGTCGAAGAAAGGCAGCACTGACTTCATCGAAGACACCGAAGAAAACGCCCTGAACGGCAAGTACCCGCTGTCGCGCTTCCTCTACGTTTACGTGAACAAGGCCCCGAACAAGCCTCTGGCCCCGCTGGAAGCCGAGTTCGTGAAACTGGTTCTGTCGAAACAGGGTCAGGAAGTCGTAGTGAAAGACGGCTACATCCCGTTGCCAGCCAAAGTTGCTGCAAAAGCACTGGCTGACCTTGGTCTGCAGGAAGGCGGCGCTGAAGTCGCAAAGAAGTAA